A single region of the Sciurus carolinensis chromosome 14, mSciCar1.2, whole genome shotgun sequence genome encodes:
- the Kyat1 gene encoding kynurenine--oxoglutarate transaminase 1 isoform X7: MLRKAGAPLARCLHHTVTMAKRLPARRLDGVEYNPWVEFTKLVREYDVVNLGQGFPNFPPPDFAVEAFQQATSGDFMLNQYTMAFGYPPLTKILASFFGKLLGQELDPLKNVLVTVGAYGALFTAFQALVDEGDEVIIIEPFFDCYESMTLMAGGHPVFVSLKPSPTGDGDLDSSNNWQLDPTELASKFTSRTKALVLNTPNNPLGKVFSKAELELVASLCQQHDVLCFADEVYQLLVYDGVQHISIASLPGMWDRTLTISSAGKIFGATGWKVGWVLGPNHILRHLQTVHQNSVFHCPTQAQAAVAKSFEWEQLHMGQPGSYFAEFPKAMQRNRDHMIHSLQTVGLKPVVPHGGYFLIADISDFKSKMPDLPGAAEEPYDRRFVKWMIINKGLMAIPVSIFYSVPHQKDFDHYIRFCFVKDEATLQAMDERLQKWKA; the protein is encoded by the exons ATGCTCAGGAAGGCTGGAGCCCCGCTCGCCCGGTGCTTGCACCACACT GTCACCATGGCCAAACGGTTGCCTGCTCGAAGGCTGGATGGAGTGGAATACAACCCCTG GGTGGAGTTTACCAAACTCGTCAGAGAGTATGACGTCGTGAACTTGGGACAGGGCTTCCCCAATTTTCCACCCCCAGACTTTGCCGTGGAAGCTTTTCAGCAGGCCACCAGCGGGGACTTCATGCTCAACCAGTACACCATGGCATTT GGTTACCCACCACTGACAAAGATCCTGGCGAGTTTCTTTGGGAAGCTCCTGGGACAGGAGTTGGACCCACTCAAGAATGTGCTGGTGACCGTGGGTGCCTACGGGGCTCTGTTCACAGCCTTCCAGGCCCTGGTGGACGAAGGAGACGAG GTCATCATCATCGAACCTTTTTTTGACTGTTATGAGTCCATGACATTGATGGCCGGGGGTCACCCTGTGTTTGTATCCCTGAAGCCG AGCCCCACCGGGGATGGGGACCTAGACTCCAGCAACAACTGGCAGCTGGACCCCACAGAACTGGCCAGCAAGTTCACGTCCAGGACCAAAGCTCTGGTCCTCAACACACCCAACAACCCCCTGGGAAAG GTGTTCTCCAAGGCAGAGCTGGAGCTGGTGGCCAGCCTGTGCCAACAGCATGATGTGCTGTGTTTTGCAGACGAGGTGTACCAGTTGCTGGTCTATGATGGAGTCCAGCACATCAGCATTG CCAGCCTCCCTGGCATGTGGGACCGGACCCTGACCATCAGCAGTGCTGGCAAAATATTTGGTGCCACAGGCTGGAAG GTGGGCTGGGTCCTGGGCCCAAATCATATCCTGAGGCACCTGCAGACTGTGCACCAGAATTCTGTCTTTCACTGTCCTACACAGGCCCAG GCTGCAGTAGCCAAGAGCTTTGAGTGGGAGCAGCTCCACATGGGCCAACCCGGCAGCTACTTCGCGGAGTTCCCAAAGGCCATGCAGCGCAACCGTGACCACATGATACACAGCCTGCAGACTGTGGGCCTGAAGCCTGTGGTGCCCCATGGAGGCTACTTCCTCATTGCCGACATCTCGGACTTTA AAAGCAAGATGCCTGACTTGCCTGGTGCTGCAGAGGAGCCGTATGACAGACGCTTTGTCAAGTGGATGATCATAAACAAG GGCCTGATGGCCATCCCGGTCTCCATCTTCTACAGCGTGCCACATCAGAAGGACTTCGACCACTACATCCGCTTCTGTTTTGTGAAG GATGAAGCCACACTCCAAGCCATGGACGAGCGGCTGCAGAAGTGGAAGGCCTAG
- the Kyat1 gene encoding kynurenine--oxoglutarate transaminase 1 isoform X5, with protein sequence MLRKAGAPLARCLHHTVTMAKRLPARRLDGVEYNPWVEFTKLVREYDVVNLGQGFPNFPPPDFAVEAFQQATSGDFMLNQYTMAFGYPPLTKILASFFGKLLGQELDPLKNVLVTVGAYGALFTAFQALVDEGDEVIIIEPFFDCYESMTLMAGGHPVFVSLKPSPTGDGDLDSSNNWQLDPTELASKFTSRTKALVLNTPNNPLGKVFSKAELELVASLCQQHDVLCFADEVYQLLVYDGVQHISIASLPGMWDRTLTISSAGKIFGATGWKVGWVLGPNHILRHLQTVHQNSVFHCPTQAQAAVAKSFEWEQLHMGQPGSYFAEFPKAMQRNRDHMIHSLQTVGLKPVVPHGGYFLIADISDFKSKMPDLPGAAEEPYDRRFVKWMIINKGLMAIPVSIFYSVPHQKDFDHYIRFCFVKAPSCFSQPHSSAMMFCLTLNPEDCSQLPVDRLLKP encoded by the exons ATGCTCAGGAAGGCTGGAGCCCCGCTCGCCCGGTGCTTGCACCACACT GTCACCATGGCCAAACGGTTGCCTGCTCGAAGGCTGGATGGAGTGGAATACAACCCCTG GGTGGAGTTTACCAAACTCGTCAGAGAGTATGACGTCGTGAACTTGGGACAGGGCTTCCCCAATTTTCCACCCCCAGACTTTGCCGTGGAAGCTTTTCAGCAGGCCACCAGCGGGGACTTCATGCTCAACCAGTACACCATGGCATTT GGTTACCCACCACTGACAAAGATCCTGGCGAGTTTCTTTGGGAAGCTCCTGGGACAGGAGTTGGACCCACTCAAGAATGTGCTGGTGACCGTGGGTGCCTACGGGGCTCTGTTCACAGCCTTCCAGGCCCTGGTGGACGAAGGAGACGAG GTCATCATCATCGAACCTTTTTTTGACTGTTATGAGTCCATGACATTGATGGCCGGGGGTCACCCTGTGTTTGTATCCCTGAAGCCG AGCCCCACCGGGGATGGGGACCTAGACTCCAGCAACAACTGGCAGCTGGACCCCACAGAACTGGCCAGCAAGTTCACGTCCAGGACCAAAGCTCTGGTCCTCAACACACCCAACAACCCCCTGGGAAAG GTGTTCTCCAAGGCAGAGCTGGAGCTGGTGGCCAGCCTGTGCCAACAGCATGATGTGCTGTGTTTTGCAGACGAGGTGTACCAGTTGCTGGTCTATGATGGAGTCCAGCACATCAGCATTG CCAGCCTCCCTGGCATGTGGGACCGGACCCTGACCATCAGCAGTGCTGGCAAAATATTTGGTGCCACAGGCTGGAAG GTGGGCTGGGTCCTGGGCCCAAATCATATCCTGAGGCACCTGCAGACTGTGCACCAGAATTCTGTCTTTCACTGTCCTACACAGGCCCAG GCTGCAGTAGCCAAGAGCTTTGAGTGGGAGCAGCTCCACATGGGCCAACCCGGCAGCTACTTCGCGGAGTTCCCAAAGGCCATGCAGCGCAACCGTGACCACATGATACACAGCCTGCAGACTGTGGGCCTGAAGCCTGTGGTGCCCCATGGAGGCTACTTCCTCATTGCCGACATCTCGGACTTTA AAAGCAAGATGCCTGACTTGCCTGGTGCTGCAGAGGAGCCGTATGACAGACGCTTTGTCAAGTGGATGATCATAAACAAG GGCCTGATGGCCATCCCGGTCTCCATCTTCTACAGCGTGCCACATCAGAAGGACTTCGACCACTACATCCGCTTCTGTTTTGTGAAG
- the Kyat1 gene encoding kynurenine--oxoglutarate transaminase 1 isoform X1 — protein sequence MLRKAGAPLARCLHHTVTMAKRLPARRLDGVEYNPWVEFTKLVREYDVVNLGQGFPNFPPPDFAVEAFQQATSGDFMLNQYTMAFGYPPLTKILASFFGKLLGQELDPLKNVLVTVGAYGALFTAFQALVDEGDEVIIIEPFFDCYESMTLMAGGHPVFVSLKPSPTGDGDLDSSNNWQLDPTELASKFTSRTKALVLNTPNNPLGKVFSKAELELVASLCQQHDVLCFADEVYQLLVYDGVQHISIASLPGMWDRTLTISSAGKIFGATGWKVGWVLGPNHILRHLQTVHQNSVFHCPTQAQAAVAKSFEWEQLHMGQPGSYFAEFPKAMQRNRDHMIHSLQTVGLKPVVPHGGYFLIADISDFKSKMPDLPGAAEEPYDRRFVKWMIINKRATSEGLRPLHPLLFCEAFSTSWRMGLLCDTGCSQEEPLLGVGGLSSPLSQCLCSCLRGKRGLTSASPSPSLVWFLGFECLLSSPDLVGTTRAEFEAWSPSGVLSPAWALLGLRHHLTSPYLSLSLGVQLRA from the exons ATGCTCAGGAAGGCTGGAGCCCCGCTCGCCCGGTGCTTGCACCACACT GTCACCATGGCCAAACGGTTGCCTGCTCGAAGGCTGGATGGAGTGGAATACAACCCCTG GGTGGAGTTTACCAAACTCGTCAGAGAGTATGACGTCGTGAACTTGGGACAGGGCTTCCCCAATTTTCCACCCCCAGACTTTGCCGTGGAAGCTTTTCAGCAGGCCACCAGCGGGGACTTCATGCTCAACCAGTACACCATGGCATTT GGTTACCCACCACTGACAAAGATCCTGGCGAGTTTCTTTGGGAAGCTCCTGGGACAGGAGTTGGACCCACTCAAGAATGTGCTGGTGACCGTGGGTGCCTACGGGGCTCTGTTCACAGCCTTCCAGGCCCTGGTGGACGAAGGAGACGAG GTCATCATCATCGAACCTTTTTTTGACTGTTATGAGTCCATGACATTGATGGCCGGGGGTCACCCTGTGTTTGTATCCCTGAAGCCG AGCCCCACCGGGGATGGGGACCTAGACTCCAGCAACAACTGGCAGCTGGACCCCACAGAACTGGCCAGCAAGTTCACGTCCAGGACCAAAGCTCTGGTCCTCAACACACCCAACAACCCCCTGGGAAAG GTGTTCTCCAAGGCAGAGCTGGAGCTGGTGGCCAGCCTGTGCCAACAGCATGATGTGCTGTGTTTTGCAGACGAGGTGTACCAGTTGCTGGTCTATGATGGAGTCCAGCACATCAGCATTG CCAGCCTCCCTGGCATGTGGGACCGGACCCTGACCATCAGCAGTGCTGGCAAAATATTTGGTGCCACAGGCTGGAAG GTGGGCTGGGTCCTGGGCCCAAATCATATCCTGAGGCACCTGCAGACTGTGCACCAGAATTCTGTCTTTCACTGTCCTACACAGGCCCAG GCTGCAGTAGCCAAGAGCTTTGAGTGGGAGCAGCTCCACATGGGCCAACCCGGCAGCTACTTCGCGGAGTTCCCAAAGGCCATGCAGCGCAACCGTGACCACATGATACACAGCCTGCAGACTGTGGGCCTGAAGCCTGTGGTGCCCCATGGAGGCTACTTCCTCATTGCCGACATCTCGGACTTTA AAAGCAAGATGCCTGACTTGCCTGGTGCTGCAGAGGAGCCGTATGACAGACGCTTTGTCAAGTGGATGATCATAAACAAG CGTGCCACATCAGAAGGACTTCGACCACTACATCCGCTTCTGTTTTGTGAAG CTTTCTCCACTTCGTGGAGGATGGGACTGCTCTGTGACACAGGATGTTCCCAGGAAGAGCCCCTTCTTGGTGTTGGGGGTCTCAGCAGTCCCCTCTCACAGTGCCTGTGCTCCTGTCTCAGAGGCAAAAGAGGTCTGACCTcagcctctccttccccctccctcgtttggtttttgggttttgaGTGTCTTCTGTCCTCCCCAGACTTGGTTGGAACCACACGGGCAGAGTTTGAGGCCTGGAGTCCCAGCGGCGTTCTCAGCCCTGCCTGGGCCCTCCTGGGGCTCAGGCATCATCTCACCTCGCCTTATCTCAGCCTGTCTCTGGGAGTTCAGCTCCGGGCTTGA
- the Kyat1 gene encoding kynurenine--oxoglutarate transaminase 1 isoform X8, with protein MLRKAGAPLARCLHHTVTMAKRLPARRLDGVEYNPWVEFTKLVREYDVVNLGQGFPNFPPPDFAVEAFQQATSGDFMLNQYTMAFGYPPLTKILASFFGKLLGQELDPLKNVLVTVGAYGALFTAFQALVDEGDEVIIIEPFFDCYESMTLMAGGHPVFVSLKPSPTGDGDLDSSNNWQLDPTELASKFTSRTKALVLNTPNNPLGKVFSKAELELVASLCQQHDVLCFADEVYQLLVYDGVQHISIASLPGMWDRTLTISSAGKIFGATGWKVGWVLGPNHILRHLQTVHQNSVFHCPTQAQAAVAKSFEWEQLHMGQPGSYFAEFPKAMQRNRDHMIHSLQTVGLKPVVPHGGYFLIADISDFKSKMPDLPGAAEEPYDRRFVKWMIINKRATSEGLRPLHPLLFCEGSQLLFSATLFCHDVLPHLEP; from the exons ATGCTCAGGAAGGCTGGAGCCCCGCTCGCCCGGTGCTTGCACCACACT GTCACCATGGCCAAACGGTTGCCTGCTCGAAGGCTGGATGGAGTGGAATACAACCCCTG GGTGGAGTTTACCAAACTCGTCAGAGAGTATGACGTCGTGAACTTGGGACAGGGCTTCCCCAATTTTCCACCCCCAGACTTTGCCGTGGAAGCTTTTCAGCAGGCCACCAGCGGGGACTTCATGCTCAACCAGTACACCATGGCATTT GGTTACCCACCACTGACAAAGATCCTGGCGAGTTTCTTTGGGAAGCTCCTGGGACAGGAGTTGGACCCACTCAAGAATGTGCTGGTGACCGTGGGTGCCTACGGGGCTCTGTTCACAGCCTTCCAGGCCCTGGTGGACGAAGGAGACGAG GTCATCATCATCGAACCTTTTTTTGACTGTTATGAGTCCATGACATTGATGGCCGGGGGTCACCCTGTGTTTGTATCCCTGAAGCCG AGCCCCACCGGGGATGGGGACCTAGACTCCAGCAACAACTGGCAGCTGGACCCCACAGAACTGGCCAGCAAGTTCACGTCCAGGACCAAAGCTCTGGTCCTCAACACACCCAACAACCCCCTGGGAAAG GTGTTCTCCAAGGCAGAGCTGGAGCTGGTGGCCAGCCTGTGCCAACAGCATGATGTGCTGTGTTTTGCAGACGAGGTGTACCAGTTGCTGGTCTATGATGGAGTCCAGCACATCAGCATTG CCAGCCTCCCTGGCATGTGGGACCGGACCCTGACCATCAGCAGTGCTGGCAAAATATTTGGTGCCACAGGCTGGAAG GTGGGCTGGGTCCTGGGCCCAAATCATATCCTGAGGCACCTGCAGACTGTGCACCAGAATTCTGTCTTTCACTGTCCTACACAGGCCCAG GCTGCAGTAGCCAAGAGCTTTGAGTGGGAGCAGCTCCACATGGGCCAACCCGGCAGCTACTTCGCGGAGTTCCCAAAGGCCATGCAGCGCAACCGTGACCACATGATACACAGCCTGCAGACTGTGGGCCTGAAGCCTGTGGTGCCCCATGGAGGCTACTTCCTCATTGCCGACATCTCGGACTTTA AAAGCAAGATGCCTGACTTGCCTGGTGCTGCAGAGGAGCCGTATGACAGACGCTTTGTCAAGTGGATGATCATAAACAAG CGTGCCACATCAGAAGGACTTCGACCACTACATCCGCTTCTGTTTTGTGAAG
- the Kyat1 gene encoding kynurenine--oxoglutarate transaminase 1 isoform X3 encodes MLRKAGAPLARCLHHTVTMAKRLPARRLDGVEYNPWVEFTKLVREYDVVNLGQGFPNFPPPDFAVEAFQQATSGDFMLNQYTMAFGYPPLTKILASFFGKLLGQELDPLKNVLVTVGAYGALFTAFQALVDEGDEVIIIEPFFDCYESMTLMAGGHPVFVSLKPSPTGDGDLDSSNNWQLDPTELASKFTSRTKALVLNTPNNPLGKVFSKAELELVASLCQQHDVLCFADEVYQLLVYDGVQHISIASLPGMWDRTLTISSAGKIFGATGWKVGWVLGPNHILRHLQTVHQNSVFHCPTQAQAAVAKSFEWEQLHMGQPGSYFAEFPKAMQRNRDHMIHSLQTVGLKPVVPHGGYFLIADISDFKSKMPDLPGAAEEPYDRRFVKWMIINKGLMAIPVSIFYSVPHQKDFDHYIRFCFVKTWLEPHGQSLRPGVPAAFSALPGPSWGSGIISPRLISACLWEFSSGLESFLPIIKF; translated from the exons ATGCTCAGGAAGGCTGGAGCCCCGCTCGCCCGGTGCTTGCACCACACT GTCACCATGGCCAAACGGTTGCCTGCTCGAAGGCTGGATGGAGTGGAATACAACCCCTG GGTGGAGTTTACCAAACTCGTCAGAGAGTATGACGTCGTGAACTTGGGACAGGGCTTCCCCAATTTTCCACCCCCAGACTTTGCCGTGGAAGCTTTTCAGCAGGCCACCAGCGGGGACTTCATGCTCAACCAGTACACCATGGCATTT GGTTACCCACCACTGACAAAGATCCTGGCGAGTTTCTTTGGGAAGCTCCTGGGACAGGAGTTGGACCCACTCAAGAATGTGCTGGTGACCGTGGGTGCCTACGGGGCTCTGTTCACAGCCTTCCAGGCCCTGGTGGACGAAGGAGACGAG GTCATCATCATCGAACCTTTTTTTGACTGTTATGAGTCCATGACATTGATGGCCGGGGGTCACCCTGTGTTTGTATCCCTGAAGCCG AGCCCCACCGGGGATGGGGACCTAGACTCCAGCAACAACTGGCAGCTGGACCCCACAGAACTGGCCAGCAAGTTCACGTCCAGGACCAAAGCTCTGGTCCTCAACACACCCAACAACCCCCTGGGAAAG GTGTTCTCCAAGGCAGAGCTGGAGCTGGTGGCCAGCCTGTGCCAACAGCATGATGTGCTGTGTTTTGCAGACGAGGTGTACCAGTTGCTGGTCTATGATGGAGTCCAGCACATCAGCATTG CCAGCCTCCCTGGCATGTGGGACCGGACCCTGACCATCAGCAGTGCTGGCAAAATATTTGGTGCCACAGGCTGGAAG GTGGGCTGGGTCCTGGGCCCAAATCATATCCTGAGGCACCTGCAGACTGTGCACCAGAATTCTGTCTTTCACTGTCCTACACAGGCCCAG GCTGCAGTAGCCAAGAGCTTTGAGTGGGAGCAGCTCCACATGGGCCAACCCGGCAGCTACTTCGCGGAGTTCCCAAAGGCCATGCAGCGCAACCGTGACCACATGATACACAGCCTGCAGACTGTGGGCCTGAAGCCTGTGGTGCCCCATGGAGGCTACTTCCTCATTGCCGACATCTCGGACTTTA AAAGCAAGATGCCTGACTTGCCTGGTGCTGCAGAGGAGCCGTATGACAGACGCTTTGTCAAGTGGATGATCATAAACAAG GGCCTGATGGCCATCCCGGTCTCCATCTTCTACAGCGTGCCACATCAGAAGGACTTCGACCACTACATCCGCTTCTGTTTTGTGAAG ACTTGGTTGGAACCACACGGGCAGAGTTTGAGGCCTGGAGTCCCAGCGGCGTTCTCAGCCCTGCCTGGGCCCTCCTGGGGCTCAGGCATCATCTCACCTCGCCTTATCTCAGCCTGTCTCTGGGAGTTCAGCTCCGGGCTTGAGTCCTTTTTGCCCATAATAAAGTTTTAA
- the Kyat1 gene encoding kynurenine--oxoglutarate transaminase 1 isoform X4, with product MLRKAGAPLARCLHHTVTMAKRLPARRLDGVEYNPWVEFTKLVREYDVVNLGQGFPNFPPPDFAVEAFQQATSGDFMLNQYTMAFGYPPLTKILASFFGKLLGQELDPLKNVLVTVGAYGALFTAFQALVDEGDEVIIIEPFFDCYESMTLMAGGHPVFVSLKPSPTGDGDLDSSNNWQLDPTELASKFTSRTKALVLNTPNNPLGKVFSKAELELVASLCQQHDVLCFADEVYQLLVYDGVQHISIASLPGMWDRTLTISSAGKIFGATGWKVGWVLGPNHILRHLQTVHQNSVFHCPTQAQAAVAKSFEWEQLHMGQPGSYFAEFPKAMQRNRDHMIHSLQTVGLKPVVPHGGYFLIADISDFKSKMPDLPGAAEEPYDRRFVKWMIINKGLMAIPVSIFYSVPHQKDFDHYIRFCFVKLSPLRGGWDCSVTQDVPRKSPFLVLGVSAVPSHSACAPVSEAKEV from the exons ATGCTCAGGAAGGCTGGAGCCCCGCTCGCCCGGTGCTTGCACCACACT GTCACCATGGCCAAACGGTTGCCTGCTCGAAGGCTGGATGGAGTGGAATACAACCCCTG GGTGGAGTTTACCAAACTCGTCAGAGAGTATGACGTCGTGAACTTGGGACAGGGCTTCCCCAATTTTCCACCCCCAGACTTTGCCGTGGAAGCTTTTCAGCAGGCCACCAGCGGGGACTTCATGCTCAACCAGTACACCATGGCATTT GGTTACCCACCACTGACAAAGATCCTGGCGAGTTTCTTTGGGAAGCTCCTGGGACAGGAGTTGGACCCACTCAAGAATGTGCTGGTGACCGTGGGTGCCTACGGGGCTCTGTTCACAGCCTTCCAGGCCCTGGTGGACGAAGGAGACGAG GTCATCATCATCGAACCTTTTTTTGACTGTTATGAGTCCATGACATTGATGGCCGGGGGTCACCCTGTGTTTGTATCCCTGAAGCCG AGCCCCACCGGGGATGGGGACCTAGACTCCAGCAACAACTGGCAGCTGGACCCCACAGAACTGGCCAGCAAGTTCACGTCCAGGACCAAAGCTCTGGTCCTCAACACACCCAACAACCCCCTGGGAAAG GTGTTCTCCAAGGCAGAGCTGGAGCTGGTGGCCAGCCTGTGCCAACAGCATGATGTGCTGTGTTTTGCAGACGAGGTGTACCAGTTGCTGGTCTATGATGGAGTCCAGCACATCAGCATTG CCAGCCTCCCTGGCATGTGGGACCGGACCCTGACCATCAGCAGTGCTGGCAAAATATTTGGTGCCACAGGCTGGAAG GTGGGCTGGGTCCTGGGCCCAAATCATATCCTGAGGCACCTGCAGACTGTGCACCAGAATTCTGTCTTTCACTGTCCTACACAGGCCCAG GCTGCAGTAGCCAAGAGCTTTGAGTGGGAGCAGCTCCACATGGGCCAACCCGGCAGCTACTTCGCGGAGTTCCCAAAGGCCATGCAGCGCAACCGTGACCACATGATACACAGCCTGCAGACTGTGGGCCTGAAGCCTGTGGTGCCCCATGGAGGCTACTTCCTCATTGCCGACATCTCGGACTTTA AAAGCAAGATGCCTGACTTGCCTGGTGCTGCAGAGGAGCCGTATGACAGACGCTTTGTCAAGTGGATGATCATAAACAAG GGCCTGATGGCCATCCCGGTCTCCATCTTCTACAGCGTGCCACATCAGAAGGACTTCGACCACTACATCCGCTTCTGTTTTGTGAAG CTTTCTCCACTTCGTGGAGGATGGGACTGCTCTGTGACACAGGATGTTCCCAGGAAGAGCCCCTTCTTGGTGTTGGGGGTCTCAGCAGTCCCCTCTCACAGTGCCTGTGCTCCTGTCTCAGAGGCAAAAGAGGTCTGA
- the Kyat1 gene encoding kynurenine--oxoglutarate transaminase 1 isoform X9, protein MLRKAGAPLARCLHHTVTMAKRLPARRLDGVEYNPWVEFTKLVREYDVVNLGQGFPNFPPPDFAVEAFQQATSGDFMLNQYTMAFGYPPLTKILASFFGKLLGQELDPLKNVLVTVGAYGALFTAFQALVDEGDEVIIIEPFFDCYESMTLMAGGHPVFVSLKPSPTGDGDLDSSNNWQLDPTELASKFTSRTKALVLNTPNNPLGKVFSKAELELVASLCQQHDVLCFADEVYQLLVYDGVQHISIASLPGMWDRTLTISSAGKIFGATGWKVGWVLGPNHILRHLQTVHQNSVFHCPTQAQAAVAKSFEWEQLHMGQPGSYFAEFPKAMQRNRDHMIHSLQTVGLKPVVPHGGYFLIADISDFKSKMPDLPGAAEEPYDRRFVKWMIINKRATSEGLRPLHPLLFCEG, encoded by the exons ATGCTCAGGAAGGCTGGAGCCCCGCTCGCCCGGTGCTTGCACCACACT GTCACCATGGCCAAACGGTTGCCTGCTCGAAGGCTGGATGGAGTGGAATACAACCCCTG GGTGGAGTTTACCAAACTCGTCAGAGAGTATGACGTCGTGAACTTGGGACAGGGCTTCCCCAATTTTCCACCCCCAGACTTTGCCGTGGAAGCTTTTCAGCAGGCCACCAGCGGGGACTTCATGCTCAACCAGTACACCATGGCATTT GGTTACCCACCACTGACAAAGATCCTGGCGAGTTTCTTTGGGAAGCTCCTGGGACAGGAGTTGGACCCACTCAAGAATGTGCTGGTGACCGTGGGTGCCTACGGGGCTCTGTTCACAGCCTTCCAGGCCCTGGTGGACGAAGGAGACGAG GTCATCATCATCGAACCTTTTTTTGACTGTTATGAGTCCATGACATTGATGGCCGGGGGTCACCCTGTGTTTGTATCCCTGAAGCCG AGCCCCACCGGGGATGGGGACCTAGACTCCAGCAACAACTGGCAGCTGGACCCCACAGAACTGGCCAGCAAGTTCACGTCCAGGACCAAAGCTCTGGTCCTCAACACACCCAACAACCCCCTGGGAAAG GTGTTCTCCAAGGCAGAGCTGGAGCTGGTGGCCAGCCTGTGCCAACAGCATGATGTGCTGTGTTTTGCAGACGAGGTGTACCAGTTGCTGGTCTATGATGGAGTCCAGCACATCAGCATTG CCAGCCTCCCTGGCATGTGGGACCGGACCCTGACCATCAGCAGTGCTGGCAAAATATTTGGTGCCACAGGCTGGAAG GTGGGCTGGGTCCTGGGCCCAAATCATATCCTGAGGCACCTGCAGACTGTGCACCAGAATTCTGTCTTTCACTGTCCTACACAGGCCCAG GCTGCAGTAGCCAAGAGCTTTGAGTGGGAGCAGCTCCACATGGGCCAACCCGGCAGCTACTTCGCGGAGTTCCCAAAGGCCATGCAGCGCAACCGTGACCACATGATACACAGCCTGCAGACTGTGGGCCTGAAGCCTGTGGTGCCCCATGGAGGCTACTTCCTCATTGCCGACATCTCGGACTTTA AAAGCAAGATGCCTGACTTGCCTGGTGCTGCAGAGGAGCCGTATGACAGACGCTTTGTCAAGTGGATGATCATAAACAAG CGTGCCACATCAGAAGGACTTCGACCACTACATCCGCTTCTGTTTTGTGAAG GATGA